One Neoarius graeffei isolate fNeoGra1 chromosome 9, fNeoGra1.pri, whole genome shotgun sequence genomic window, CCTCCAGGACGAAAGTTGAGGAACCTTGTTGTAAACCAAGACATGTCGAAATTCTTTGTAACAACACCAGATGGCAACCTTCTCTGTGGTTTTATTGTGAATTCTTTGGAAATGAGCAACCACTTGTGCACAgtttttacaaacaaacaaacatctttAAACCAATTTAGTTTGAATATTGCTCCTGGGTGTTTTGGTGGGTGATGTATTGTGTTCTGTGATTCCTCATCACCATGTTGCCCCAAAGGTCTGTAAGAGAGGGACATTTACAATGTAATATGCGATGGctttcactgacacacacacacctgccaccTGCAGGTCCTTCATTTGTCGATAGAGGGTTAACGTCTGTCATCGATCAGAGCTCCTCAGCAGTCTGTACATCTCCTCCCACGCACCCTATTTAATCAAACCCTCTGCCCTTCGCTCCACCAGCTTGTGGAAGGGAAAAACCTCATTCAGTTCACGCTTACGAGCAGCTCTGATCTTTGCTGAAGACGACATGGCTTTGGCGGATCCACAGCGTGGAATAAATAACGGTGCAGATCGTTGCTCGGCGTTTTCGGAAATTATTGAACTAAATGTTGGTGGCCAAGTGTACGTGACAAGACACGCAACTTTGATCGCAGTGCCGGACTCTCTTTTATGGGGCATGTTCAGTAAGAACACACCCAAGGACTTGTCGCGAGATAGCAAAGGGCGCTTCTTCTTGGACCGGGACGGCTTTTTGTTCCGTTACATCCTCGATTACCTGCGGGACCTCAACCTGGTGCTGCCCGATTACTTCCCGGAGAAGAAGCGTCTGCAAAGGGAGGCCGAGTTCTTTCAGCTGCGAGAGCTGTGCAAGCGCCTGAGCCCTAAAATGAGCAAGGACGACTCGGTGTGTGAAGAGAGCTGCTATCAGAGCGATTCGGATGAGATGGTGATGGCGCACGGTGCCGCGGTTTCCGGTTGGGATGCGTCGCGCGCACTTTCCGTCCTCAGCATGGCGCGCTCGCCCTCGGGGGAAGTCAGAAAGTCGGGCTACATCACCATTGGCTACAGGGGCTCGTACACCATCGGGAGGGACATTCAGACCGACGCCAAGTTCAGACGCGTGGCGCGCATCACCGTGTGCGGAAAGACGTCCCTCGCCAAAGAGGTGTTCGGAGACACCCTGAACGAGAGCAGAGACCCGGACAGGCCCCCGGAGAGATACACTTCCCGCTATTATCTCAAATACAACTTCCTGGAGCAGGCTTTCGACAGACTCACTGAGTTCGGCTTCCGCATGGTCGCCTGCAGCTCCACAGGGACATGCGCTTATTCGAGCAACGACCCGGCCGAGGATAAAATCTGGACGAGTTACACAGAGTATGTGTTCTGTCGGGATTAACACTCATGAGAAATGTCCAGCTCCATGAATATCATTCATGTAGGAGTGTACAAACACCCTTAATAATGTAGCCTTTTAGGTTATCCGAAGTCAACACTGTATCACTGAGTGACTATTAATTGTTATGTAAATACAGTAGCTCCGTCACATCCCTTTAATAGTTTACTGACTTACTCCATAGtagtcagagcattttttaacatagttactgggagaacaaatggtctcccagtggccagatttggtctcctagtcaatgctaaaccagcttcactgggagactaaattttaaaccaagttatgttagattgatgctgaaaggtaaaactgaaatgggattatgggagatgcttgaattgctggtccaaattcataagactgtgttttctttggattggaatgtttaagaaatattgaagttgggttgtcaagactgtgggtggtaaaagagagcaactggacttgcttgaagattcttgaagacgtttcacctctcatccgaaaggcttcgaagaagcatctcccataatcccatttcagttttacctttcagcatcaatctaacataacttggtttaaaatttaaccacagtttaccatgacctggatgactgagaatcttcacagacaggttgtcaagactgttccaatttccaaattatagactaaatatgcagttatttgatactatgtttcacattgagcaataaaattgaagattttcttatttcttatttttcactgtttcttaaaatacataatattatgaaagttgATAAAACATTAACTTAAACTcagtgtaattttagtattttaccatactTCTGATGAAGTTAcggtaacttggcactgcattaactatgttgatattatgctggctgaaacgaggattcgtaatgcggcagtttgcatcacagaatatgccgcagcggtgcagccgcatggactctggggcctgtgattgtattgcccagaccagttggtctcctagtggaaaatccttaaaaaatgctctgatagtAGTTAGCTTTACTTTATGACCACTAAATGCAAGGCATCAGATATTAAAGATAGATTCTTTCATACTGCCCGCTAGACTTTAAGAACTAAAACAACTTACAAttaaattttaaattaaaatagCCTAGAAtatttaaacccataataattgcTCGCAAGCCTGTAAAGAATTTGAGAAACCTTATTTGTACTGTAGCAATTAAGTAAACCTTTACAGCTGGATGTATATAGACCGCTTACAATACATGATGATGCCTTAGACTGGAATTCCTGATAAACAACAGATGAAGGAGATATAAAGGTGGTTTTTTTTGATACAGTAAAGACTTTATATCGTTCTTGTCTGTTGTTTACGAAACTAGTTCAGCAGCTCTCTCTGTTAATCTGCATGCTTTGGTTCCACTGACTTTGGTACTATCGTCGTGATCTTGTAGAAGAAAAAAATATGTTACACTCATTTGTGCACATTTCTTGTTTCCAAACTATTTTTCCCCCATAGTACACTGTTTTGATATCTAGGTACTGTTAAGAGTTGTGCTTTATGTTTCTTCTAACACTGGatgtgttttaaatgtttgtagAAATGAAATAAATCCTATTAGTGTCATTAAGAAACTATAGTTTTTTTGTTATTATTGGGAGTAATACTTTAACACAGAGATGAAAACTGAGAAGATAAGataaaggtttatgcaaacaattCCTGGATAGCATGCCTGGTTTATGTAACCTGCTCTGGTATACAGTAAACATGTTGTGCTATACAGCAGAGCTGTGCCTATTATAGACATAGAATGGGGTTGACTGTGATCTATAAACAGAAAACAAAATTACCAAAACACTGGGGGAGAAACACATCGACTGAAAGAAACTACAATGACTTCTTAGATGCTGAATAAAGAGCCAAGCTTACAGAGATTTTCCTCGACGATTGCTGTGACACAAATTTATTATGTGATTCTCACATGCAAATGGTGCAGCTGTACTCAGATTATGATGCCATTATCATTTTCAAGTGTAAATAACAAAAGGTTCCAGCTGCAGTAAGAGAGGGATGGATTGCCTGAGGGACAAAATGAAAAACCTTCTGTCCTAGAAAGACAATGTTCCTTCATTATTCACTGGTGCTGCACCAGGAATATATCTGATTATGTTTATCATGGTTAGAATAAAGGATGCATTCTTACTATTCTAGGCAGCCATTAGGCACCATTCAGTAGATTAGGTTGTCCTCCTACAAGTATGCTAATCCTTTATAATTCTGGTGTTGTGTATATTCATGAGTAGAGCAATTCTTACTTTTAGCTTCCAATTTTCCCAAAGCCATTTAAAAATTTATTCTATTTTTGCACAGTTGTCTACTCTCTCCTCTGAAATGCAGATATGAATGCTGTGTTTAAGCCAAACTGACCAACAAACTGGCCAACTGGTTCAAATTACAGTAGGGTCTGCATAAAAAATGAGAATTCAGACACATAGAgaatgtgcaaaagtcttaggcatatgcAAAGAGATGCTTTAAAGATGActtaaaaatatgaaatgaaagcttttaccttaaaagaaaaaaaaacactacaacgTGCagaaagaagaactttattcatcacatgtacacttgtaaaattcctctctgcatttaacccatctgaagcagtgaacacatgtgagcaatgagcgcacacacatacccagagcagtaggcagccatgatacagcacccagggagcagttgggggttagatgcctcgctcaagggcacctcagcctaaggccgtctcatcttaacctaaccgcatgtctttgcactgtggggtaaactggagcacccggtagaagcccacgcagacacggggagaacatgcaaactccacacagaaaggcccccgtcggccgctgggctcgaacccagaaccttcttgctgtgaggtgacagtgatcaccactacaccaccattaatTAAACAATCTAAATATTTGGTctgatgaacctttgcttttttttttcctaaaataGTAGTCTTAGATAAAATAtgtacagttttataaggaaatgagctgtaagttttactaaGCATCTTGCAGAAACAgacacggttcttctggagatattgactgtcacacttgtttTTTTACAGCAGAACCAAgcaaccttcattatgtttttaaaCTGCATTTGACACTATGTAGAATCTTGAAAATCAATGTTATGGAAAGCCCTTTCTATATATCTCTGCCTTTCTTATTCTGACATGATGATGCACTCACATATAATCATGATACACTTCAAATTTGGAGAGTGTGTGGATCctatataattttaaaaatagtTTGCTGTCTTCAATAATGTAATTACCTTGCAGTCTACTGCTTATGAGCCAAGATGGGGGAAAGAATTACTGAGCGCAAAAGCAACTCAGTGATTTGCGTGGATATGGACATAAGTGTATCTGTTGTGTCTGTTGTGTCTGTATGTGCATGTTTCCCATCTGCATGCATGACTGTGCTCATGGTGCCTCTTCTGTTTGCCTATGACAAAGTATCGAATATTTCATCCTTCCATGCTCACTGGAATTAAATAATGTTTGACAATATTCTCTCCATGGATCAAGGACTAAAAATGGACCAGCAGGATAGAAATAGTACAAATGACAAATTACACAACAGATGGTTCTTAGATTTGGATCTCTTAAACAATGTTTAGGAGTAATTTTATAAAGATGGTTATATAATTCTGCTATACTTTTTTACACTTTTTAAATGACATAACTAATTATTAGCAGAATTGTAAATAGGTGCAACTTGAACAGTTTTTCAGCAAAGTAACAATTTTTTTGTGACATCTCATATTCCAGAGTGGTGATCCGGACAGTAAATATGGTATAATTTGAAGTTAAGAAGAAGCTGCTAATCCTacgattatttttgttttctaTTTGGCATAAGGCAACGAAAGTGAATTATGCCAAGGTGATTTATTTTACTTTAAAAGTAAGATACATTTGTGTTTTCTTTAAGCCCATATTCTCAGTAAAATACTCTATTTCATTGCTTTTGTGTCACAAAGATAAATCAATATGCACTTTCAACATTTCTTGTCGCTGAGCCAGATGCTTTAATAAATAGTATACCTAGAGCAACCCATCACTGTCAAGAAAATTTCTTTCACTGCTGGACAATTTCACCACAAATGCTGTGGCCTGTCAATTCCAACACTTTTCAAACTAGCTTGCTTTTGCTTCACAGGAAATTATTGTGCCTTTTAGAAATCACAAGTATTAATCAATGGTGCAGACAAAGAACGTCCCCTTTTAGACCAAAAGGATACAATGAATGGGGAGAAAAACCAATACTCTCCAAGCAAATGGGCTGCCTGGCATGTATTCACTGAATCtcacagatcaaatgtcattataTCCCTCAAAATAGAGACCAGCAGGGGTGTTCTGTAATTTCTTTGAAACATTTGTTGGCCCTGGTAGCTTAGGATCGATTAATATTTTTGTTCACAATGAGAAAAATGAGGGTTGCCAGAACTGAAGCTCTATGGAATAACAATTTTTAGGCATGCGAGCAATCACTTTCTCATTAATCGACCTGAGAACTTGAAAAATAATATAAAAGAACTGATCAACATATAAAGGAAAAGTGACTGTTCAGCAactccagtttttttttaaacattaaacattaaacattTCACATAATCTGTTGGGTAATATTGCAATTAATCACATGCTTTTATGCAAATTAGTTATCTGAAGAAAGCTCTTAAAGAAAGGAAAACTTTTTTGCAGACAAATTTATTTCACTGACCATCTCTGCTTTGATTAGTGAAGTGATGGCATGGCTTATTTAAAAGGGgggaaagtccatccatccattatctgtagccacttattctgttctacagggttgcaggcaagctggagcctatcccagctgactatgggcaagaggcggggtacaccctggacaagtcaccaggtaatcgcagggctgacacagacacaaacaaccattcacactcacattcacacctatggtcaatttagagccaccaattagcctaacctgcatgtctttggactgtggtggaaaccagagcaccaggaggaaacccatgcaggcacggggagaacatgcaaacgccacacagaaaggctctcgaaccctggaccttcttgctgcaacagtgctaaccactacaccaccgtgccacccgggggGAGTcaatgaaaaaaaatgtttgtagatAATTGGATGGAGAAGTATGTGTTTATTCTCTGCTGTAAGTTCAAACTGGGCATCTTGTCTGTTCAGAGTGGTAACATGATACAccagaacaaaacaaaacataaccCCTTTAAGTTGATGTCTTATTTATAGATATAATCTAATCACTAATGGTTAAGCATTAATCACTGTCACCATTCAGTGATATTGTGCGCTTTGGTGGACCTTCACACATTTTAGCTGAATACCCTTGATGTATAGGATAACGTACACAATATCCACAACTAGACTGATTCATCATGCTGTCATGTATATCATGTAAGTGCAAAACAATATTATATCACTACAGAATATTTTACATACCACAACAGATTTGGAGAAAACTCTCAATCATAGAAGTATTCTCTATTGCTGTTTCCTTACAGGTTTTCATTCTATCTGACTTTTTTTGACAGTTGAAATTAGAACGCTTAACATATGCTGTCTTCCTTCTGTGTGTCTTTGAGATTTTGTCAAATACTGTATTCTTGTTCACTAAACAACAGGTCACTAAACAATATCTTAGTGGTATAAGTCTCTACTGGTTTGACAATGGACCATCTGTGTCAGCTTTATATTACAGTTGGCCATTAATCTTGTTTACAATTTAAATGAATCTCAGGCTGAGATGTGTATCTGCCTCAGGTCACCTTTAAACCCAGCACAGTCATTACAGATGCAAGATGCAAGAGGAAGAGACTGCTCTTAATCAATTCCAATTAACACGCTTTTCACTAGATGATTTCTGCTTGGTGTTTCCGTGCTCCTAAATAAATGCCTATTTGCCAGGGTGTCGGAGTCAAATGAATTGGGAATGAGATAATTACTAATCCCTGGGTTCTGAGCGGTGGGGGGTGTTAATGAATGATATTAAATGATGTTAATTACCtgtgtgtaaaaaataaaaagaaatagtAATGTGTGCCTAAGTATTCCATTAATATGAAACCTCAAATTTTGGGGGTTTAGCATCTCATTTTGAACCTTTGATCATGAAACACTTGCACCATGGAAATAAGTGTAAATTTCTGTTCTTAAAAGGCaagtttgttgttgttattattattattattattattattattattattattattattattattattattattgcacttttaacaataaaatttGTCACAAAGAAGCTTTACAGAAACCAGATGTAGATTTAGGTTCCTTATGAGCAAGCCAGTTGCAACAAT contains:
- the kctd12.1 gene encoding BTB/POZ domain-containing protein KCTD12.1, producing the protein MALADPQRGINNGADRCSAFSEIIELNVGGQVYVTRHATLIAVPDSLLWGMFSKNTPKDLSRDSKGRFFLDRDGFLFRYILDYLRDLNLVLPDYFPEKKRLQREAEFFQLRELCKRLSPKMSKDDSVCEESCYQSDSDEMVMAHGAAVSGWDASRALSVLSMARSPSGEVRKSGYITIGYRGSYTIGRDIQTDAKFRRVARITVCGKTSLAKEVFGDTLNESRDPDRPPERYTSRYYLKYNFLEQAFDRLTEFGFRMVACSSTGTCAYSSNDPAEDKIWTSYTEYVFCRD